Proteins co-encoded in one Capsicum annuum cultivar UCD-10X-F1 chromosome 9, UCD10Xv1.1, whole genome shotgun sequence genomic window:
- the LOC107841638 gene encoding cytochrome P450 71AU50: protein MYLRLGLVPTTIASSADAAEKFLKTYDHIFASRPHHEASQYLAYGQKNMIFAKYGVYWRNMRKLCTVHLLSNHKIHSFQSMRKQEVELLIESLKEEARDRVALDLSAKITSLNANLTCLMVFGKKYMDEDLDKRGFKAVVQEVVRLSTAPNLGDIFPLIGVIDLHGLTRKLKDLSKVFDEFLEKIIDEHVEDHDRKQTKDFVDTMMDIMESGEAEFQFDRCNIKAILLDMLFAVMDTTASSVEWILTELLRHPEVMKKLRKELQEVVGLERMVEESDLENLNYLDMVVKECMRMHPVAPLFYHESMEDCVGDDLHIPKGSRILVNCYDVQRDPNVWPEPDKFLPDRFLESSIDFFVLQISVYLVLS, encoded by the exons TTCTCAAGACATATGATCACATCTTTGCTAGTAGGCCTCATCATGAGGCATCTCAATATTTGGCTTATGgccaaaaaaatatgatatttgcaAAGTATGGTGTGTATTGGCGTAACATGCGGAAATTGTGCACAGTGCACCTTTTGAGCAATCACAAGATCCATTCGTTTCAATCCATGAGAAAGCAGGAAGTTGAACTTCTGATTGAATCTCTAAAAGAGGAAGCTCGTGATCGTGTAGCTCTTGATCTTAGTGCAAAGATTACATCCTTGAATGCAAACTTGACTTGCTTAATGGTGTTTGGGAAGAAGTACATGGATGAGGACTTGGACAAGAGGGGATTCAAAGCTGTTGTTCAAGAGGTCGTGCGTTTATCAACCGCACCAAATCTTGGAGATATTTTCCCCCTCATTGGTGTTATTGATCTCCACGGTCTCACTCGCAAGCTCAAGGATCTTTCAAAGGTATTTGATGAGTTTCTTGAGAAGATTATTGATGAACATGTCGAGGATCATGACCGGAAGCAAACCAAGGACTTTGTGGACACCATGATGGACATAATGGAATCCGGAGAAGCAGAATTTCAGTTTGACCGTTGTAATATAAAAGCTATACTCTTG GACATGCTTTTTGCTGTAATGGACACTACTGCATCATCAGTGGAGTGGATACTCACAGAACTTCTTAGGCACCCCGAAGTGATGAAGAAGCTACGAAAGGAGTTGCAAGAAGTTGTAGGACTTGAAAGAATGGTAGAAGAATCCGACCTGGAGAATTTAAACTACTTAGACATGGTTGTAAAAGAGTGCATGAGGATGCATCCTGTAGCGCCACTATTTTATCACGAGTCCATGGAAGATTGTGTTGGCGATGATCTCCACATACCAAAGGGATCCCGAATCCTGGTAAACTGTTACGATGTTCAGAGGGATCCAAATGTTTGGCCTGAGCCTGACAAGTTCTTGCCTGATAGATTTCTTGAAAGCAGTATAGATTTTTTTGTATTACAAATTAGTGTATATTTAGTGCTTTCttag